From Virgibacillus natechei, the proteins below share one genomic window:
- a CDS encoding NADH-dependent flavin oxidoreductase encodes MKTTEPYRPLFEKIALPNGIELDNRFVLSPMITNSSTVEGHVTQEDLAYAKRRGRSAPLQITGAAYIEEYGQLFEYGFSIDDDHSIEGLKELAQAMKKDGAKAIIQLTHAGRFSKISLKDFGVVYGPSEMRLKTPIEHTVLPMTKRKIGHVITQYADATRRAIKAGFDGVEISSAQRLLIQTFFSTVSNQRDDEYGAQTIENRSRFGIEVMEAVQKVIDEEAPANFILGFRGTPEETRGNEIGYSAEDFLYFMDRIMEVANIHYLATASWGKNIYKQTIRQGKFKGEIMNQVVYEHIAGRIPIMATGGINSPEKALEALEFADMVGASTPFVTEPDFVTKLKEGREDEINLGFSPDEIADLAIPERAFKDIVELMDIGGSLSESSRHELRKLYE; translated from the coding sequence ATGAAAACAACGGAACCATACAGACCTTTATTTGAGAAAATAGCTCTACCAAACGGTATTGAATTAGATAATCGTTTTGTCCTATCACCAATGATCACGAATTCTTCAACTGTGGAAGGTCATGTGACGCAAGAAGACTTGGCATATGCAAAGCGACGCGGGCGTTCAGCACCCTTACAAATTACAGGTGCTGCTTATATCGAAGAATACGGTCAATTATTTGAATATGGTTTTAGTATCGATGATGACCATAGTATCGAAGGACTTAAAGAACTCGCTCAAGCGATGAAAAAAGACGGTGCGAAGGCAATTATTCAATTAACACATGCAGGCCGTTTTTCCAAAATATCACTTAAAGACTTCGGTGTCGTTTATGGCCCAAGTGAAATGCGCTTAAAGACTCCCATTGAACATACCGTCTTACCGATGACCAAACGTAAAATCGGGCATGTCATTACCCAATATGCTGACGCTACCCGCCGTGCAATCAAAGCCGGCTTTGATGGTGTTGAAATTTCAAGTGCGCAGCGCTTATTAATTCAAACATTTTTTTCCACTGTTTCAAATCAGCGTGATGATGAATACGGAGCCCAAACTATTGAAAATCGTTCACGTTTTGGTATCGAAGTGATGGAGGCTGTTCAGAAAGTTATTGATGAAGAAGCACCTGCTAACTTTATTCTTGGATTTCGCGGCACACCAGAAGAAACACGCGGCAATGAAATTGGCTATAGTGCAGAGGACTTCCTTTATTTCATGGATCGAATCATGGAAGTGGCAAATATCCACTATTTAGCTACTGCAAGTTGGGGCAAGAACATTTATAAACAAACGATTCGCCAAGGTAAATTTAAAGGTGAAATCATGAATCAAGTTGTATACGAACATATCGCTGGTCGTATTCCAATAATGGCCACTGGCGGCATCAACTCACCAGAAAAGGCACTGGAAGCCTTAGAGTTCGCCGATATGGTTGGTGCGTCCACACCTTTCGTTACCGAACCTGACTTTGTTACCAAATTAAAAGAAGGCCGGGAAGATGAGATTAACTTGGGTTTTTCTCCAGACGAAATAGCCGATTTAGCAATTCCAGAAAGAGCCTTTAAAGACATTGTTGAATTAATGGATATCGGCGGATCGCTTTCAGAGTCCTCCCGTCATGAATTGAGAAAATTATATGAATAG
- a CDS encoding lipoate--protein ligase, protein MYLIESKRNGEWIYDPGMVMALQDYVKDHIFLDDDVLFAYMMHPAVQIGKFQNAYEEVNQPYMDAHDIKIIRRESGGGAIYLDDRNMSFCFLFDGSTDIYGNYARLYEPVVKALENLGVDHVEHKGRNDLVLDGKKISGSAMTLQKGRVYAGYSLLLDPNYEAIVSVLNPNQKKIKAHGIQSIRSRVGSIRPYLAPEYQEMTVWDFTDYMICQLLGVDDVSEAKRYELTPEDWAGVDKIAAEKYHNWDWNYGRFNQFEYHLTERFPIGTISVGLTVKHAKIASIQITGDFFGSKEIKEVEEALVGVRLRREDLLNALEPLDLANYFGNLSKEELVSFILSEKA, encoded by the coding sequence ATGTATTTAATTGAATCGAAGCGTAATGGAGAATGGATTTATGATCCAGGAATGGTAATGGCCTTACAAGACTATGTGAAAGATCATATTTTCTTAGATGATGATGTTTTGTTCGCCTATATGATGCACCCAGCTGTTCAAATTGGAAAATTCCAGAATGCATATGAGGAAGTAAATCAGCCTTATATGGATGCGCATGATATTAAAATCATTCGCCGAGAATCAGGTGGTGGTGCGATTTACCTCGATGATCGTAATATGAGTTTTTGTTTCTTATTTGATGGCAGTACTGACATTTATGGGAACTATGCACGTTTATATGAACCGGTCGTCAAAGCACTGGAGAATTTAGGTGTAGATCATGTAGAACATAAAGGCCGTAATGATTTAGTTTTAGATGGTAAGAAAATATCTGGTTCTGCGATGACTTTACAGAAAGGTCGCGTTTATGCTGGGTATTCGTTACTATTAGATCCTAATTATGAAGCAATTGTGTCTGTCTTGAATCCAAACCAAAAGAAAATTAAAGCACATGGGATTCAATCCATCCGTAGTCGAGTAGGATCAATCCGTCCTTATTTAGCACCGGAATACCAAGAAATGACGGTCTGGGACTTTACGGATTATATGATTTGCCAATTGCTTGGAGTTGATGACGTCAGTGAAGCGAAGCGGTATGAATTAACACCAGAGGATTGGGCAGGCGTCGATAAAATTGCCGCTGAGAAATACCACAATTGGGACTGGAACTATGGTCGCTTTAACCAATTCGAATATCATTTAACAGAACGTTTCCCAATTGGAACGATTAGTGTCGGCTTAACGGTTAAGCACGCTAAAATTGCTTCCATCCAGATTACGGGTGACTTCTTCGGATCAAAAGAAATAAAAGAAGTGGAAGAGGCTTTAGTCGGGGTACGGTTAAGAAGAGAAGACTTATTAAACGCGTTAGAGCCGTTGGATTTGGCTAATTATTTCGGAAATCTATCGAAAGAAGAATTAGTCAGCTTTATCTTAAGTGAAAAGGCATAA
- a CDS encoding TetR/AcrR family transcriptional regulator yields MHTKEKILASSIELFAVNGYAGTSMAKIADKVGIKKPSLYAHYKNKEALFIDVTKKMVDEYVEFVRKSLDVQALNIKTVLYESFKTHVHDLARNDASIQFYNRFMQYPPKGLESELTASMEQSEEKARMLLEIVVAKGQTSKEITTELNAKSIARTYFCLIEGLANETTIYTLEEVEHHAESVWNVFWRGIRINLE; encoded by the coding sequence ATGCATACAAAGGAAAAAATTTTAGCTAGTAGCATTGAACTGTTTGCGGTGAATGGGTATGCAGGAACGTCAATGGCGAAAATAGCGGATAAGGTCGGAATTAAAAAGCCTTCCTTATATGCTCATTACAAAAACAAAGAAGCATTATTTATCGATGTGACGAAGAAAATGGTGGATGAGTATGTTGAATTTGTAAGAAAATCGCTTGATGTGCAAGCACTGAATATAAAAACAGTGTTATATGAATCATTTAAAACACATGTTCATGACCTGGCACGAAATGATGCGAGCATCCAGTTTTATAATCGCTTCATGCAATATCCACCAAAAGGACTGGAAAGTGAATTGACAGCTTCTATGGAACAAAGTGAGGAAAAAGCTAGAATGCTTTTGGAGATTGTGGTTGCCAAGGGACAGACGTCAAAAGAAATAACAACGGAACTAAATGCAAAAAGTATAGCACGTACGTATTTCTGCTTGATTGAAGGGCTCGCGAATGAAACCACGATTTATACGCTCGAAGAAGTAGAACATCATGCCGAATCGGTTTGGAATGTGTTTTGGCGTGGAATCAGGATTAACCTGGAGTGA
- a CDS encoding LLM class flavin-dependent oxidoreductase produces MVKLGILDYAQIDEGSSARKALQDTIKLAQLAEILGYERFWMAEHHNVPAFASSSPELIMMRLADATERIRIGSGGVMIPHYSPYKVAENFRILEAFHPGRIDLGIGNTVGTAIVNRTLNENKQLNLGYEQSIVDLTKYLSDQVDESHRFSGITANPVISTVPQMWVLSTSIRSAKMAAKLGIGYTFGLFPLAGIDKLKIGIQAAEAYRKAFIPSSFMPEPKVSIAPFVVVAETNEQAEKYAESLDLWLLGTDNFGHLKEFPSVETARNYTYREEEKVIIQTNRIRMVVGDIESVTEQLNTLVRQFKADEVLLIPLMPGLEARKKAIELLAGAFIN; encoded by the coding sequence TTGGTTAAATTAGGGATTTTAGATTATGCTCAAATTGATGAAGGCTCAAGTGCCCGGAAAGCTTTGCAGGATACGATTAAGCTAGCTCAATTAGCAGAAATCTTAGGTTACGAACGGTTTTGGATGGCAGAACATCATAACGTTCCTGCTTTTGCAAGTAGCTCGCCAGAATTAATCATGATGCGTTTAGCAGATGCAACGGAGCGGATTCGTATCGGTTCGGGTGGTGTGATGATTCCGCATTATAGTCCGTATAAAGTAGCTGAAAATTTTCGAATTCTCGAAGCGTTTCATCCTGGTCGAATTGATTTGGGAATAGGCAATACGGTAGGAACGGCAATTGTGAATCGGACGTTGAATGAGAATAAACAGCTAAACTTAGGGTACGAGCAGAGTATTGTTGATTTAACCAAGTATTTGAGCGATCAAGTGGATGAAAGCCATCGTTTCTCTGGAATTACTGCTAACCCTGTTATTTCAACCGTTCCTCAGATGTGGGTGTTATCAACTAGTATCAGAAGTGCTAAAATGGCTGCTAAATTAGGAATTGGCTATACGTTTGGATTATTCCCACTTGCAGGTATTGATAAATTAAAAATTGGTATCCAAGCAGCAGAGGCGTATCGTAAGGCATTTATCCCTTCATCTTTCATGCCAGAACCCAAAGTGTCCATAGCCCCGTTTGTTGTCGTTGCTGAAACGAATGAGCAAGCGGAAAAATACGCAGAATCCTTAGATCTATGGCTGCTCGGAACGGATAACTTTGGTCATTTGAAAGAATTTCCATCCGTTGAAACAGCTCGGAATTATACATATAGGGAAGAGGAAAAGGTGATCATTCAAACGAATCGAATCCGGATGGTAGTGGGCGATATTGAAAGCGTCACTGAACAATTAAATACCTTGGTTAGGCAATTCAAGGCTGATGAAGTCCTGTTAATACCGCTTATGCCAGGGTTGGAAGCCCGCAAAAAAGCGATTGAATTATTGGCTGGAGCATTTATAAACTAG
- a CDS encoding choloylglycine hydrolase family protein: MCTAITLQSMQKENFFGRTMDFSYPIEPGLYVIPKNYQWNSLISTKKYIDDYSFICIGQETDGMFGIFDGVNERGFAAAVLYFEGYADYDLPIKDNEPIASLDFLHYILGRCGSVNDLKALLENIGIVGVPDPVTQRAAPLHWIATDRSGKSVVIEQTETGLEVIDNPIGVMANSPDFHWHMTNLRNYTDVSITQQKEVHWGNVSLTPFSQGGGTRHLPGGFTSPERFARTAFLKTHAQVPESRSEAVMTCFHIMNSVFIPKGIVQTDRGTYDYTKYVAFMNTNTCEYYFKTYENNQIITASLWDYCMHGTQPIFLGSIVHPLNI, encoded by the coding sequence ATGTGTACCGCCATTACATTACAATCTATGCAGAAGGAGAACTTCTTTGGAAGAACGATGGATTTTTCCTATCCCATTGAACCTGGACTTTATGTAATACCGAAAAATTACCAATGGAATAGCCTAATATCAACGAAAAAATACATTGATGACTACAGCTTTATCTGTATTGGTCAAGAAACAGATGGTATGTTTGGTATTTTTGATGGTGTAAATGAACGAGGATTTGCTGCTGCAGTTTTATATTTTGAAGGTTATGCTGATTATGATTTACCGATAAAAGATAACGAGCCAATTGCTTCTTTAGATTTTCTACATTATATTTTAGGACGTTGTGGCTCCGTAAATGATTTAAAGGCTTTATTAGAAAACATCGGTATCGTAGGTGTACCAGATCCCGTTACGCAAAGAGCTGCTCCCTTACATTGGATTGCTACCGACAGAAGTGGCAAAAGTGTTGTAATTGAGCAAACGGAAACGGGGCTTGAGGTAATTGATAACCCTATAGGAGTCATGGCGAATAGTCCTGATTTTCACTGGCATATGACCAATCTAAGAAATTATACAGATGTATCCATTACGCAACAAAAAGAAGTTCATTGGGGAAATGTATCATTAACCCCTTTTAGTCAAGGTGGAGGAACAAGACATCTACCCGGAGGCTTCACCTCTCCTGAACGTTTCGCTCGTACAGCATTTCTAAAAACACATGCTCAAGTTCCGGAAAGCCGATCCGAAGCAGTTATGACATGTTTTCATATTATGAATAGTGTTTTTATTCCCAAGGGCATTGTCCAAACTGATAGAGGAACCTATGATTATACGAAATATGTTGCTTTTATGAACACGAATACATGTGAATATTACTTTAAAACATATGAGAATAATCAAATCATAACGGCAAGCCTTTGGGACTATTGTATGCACGGGACGCAACCAATCTTTCTTGGAAGCATTGTACACCCTCTTAACATTTGA
- a CDS encoding SIR2 family NAD-dependent protein deacylase, producing the protein MEQIQTHWKALPMESSMSQADFLHQVIEEAEAIVIGIGAGMSAATGFTYVGKRFTDAFPDFIAKYRFFDMLQASVFDFEDAREYWAFKSRFSLLNFFDQPIGQAYVDLRQMMSDKNYHIITTNADNAFYAAEFDMDKVFRIQGEYGLWQCSEHCHQQTYHDEALIRQMVREQSDMKIPANLVPYCPKCGAVMEVNKRDEVKGMVEDDHFHEQKARYEQFLEENQAKKILFLEIGVGHTTPQFIKHPFQQMTKGNPKSLFVTMNQKDYFTPQEILTQTVRIDDDIASVLHSVAPE; encoded by the coding sequence ATGGAACAAATACAAACACATTGGAAGGCATTACCGATGGAATCATCCATGTCACAAGCTGATTTTTTACATCAAGTAATAGAAGAAGCAGAAGCAATTGTCATCGGCATTGGTGCAGGGATGTCTGCAGCGACTGGGTTTACATATGTAGGAAAAAGGTTTACAGACGCTTTTCCTGATTTTATTGCGAAGTATCGTTTCTTTGATATGTTACAAGCAAGTGTCTTTGATTTTGAGGACGCGAGAGAATATTGGGCTTTTAAAAGTCGCTTCAGTTTGTTGAATTTCTTTGATCAACCAATCGGGCAAGCATATGTTGATCTGCGCCAGATGATGTCGGATAAAAATTATCATATTATTACAACGAATGCTGATAATGCGTTTTATGCGGCCGAATTCGATATGGATAAAGTCTTTCGTATTCAAGGAGAGTACGGGCTATGGCAATGTTCCGAGCATTGTCATCAACAGACGTATCATGATGAAGCCTTAATACGCCAAATGGTACGGGAACAATCGGACATGAAGATACCTGCAAATTTAGTTCCCTATTGTCCGAAATGTGGGGCCGTGATGGAAGTGAACAAACGTGATGAAGTAAAAGGAATGGTGGAGGATGATCATTTTCATGAGCAGAAAGCGCGTTACGAGCAATTCTTAGAAGAGAACCAAGCGAAGAAAATACTCTTTCTGGAAATTGGGGTTGGGCATACAACGCCGCAATTTATTAAACATCCATTTCAACAAATGACGAAAGGAAACCCTAAATCATTGTTTGTGACAATGAATCAGAAGGATTACTTCACTCCACAAGAGATTCTCACGCAAACAGTAAGAATTGATGACGATATCGCAAGCGTCTTACATTCAGTGGCACCTGAATAA
- a CDS encoding DUF421 domain-containing protein, with translation MCNQYEMKKNSYNLDDLYTQLRNKDITDISKVQFAMLEPSGDLTVFDDQSTFSLPLILDGVIQKEQVQIMGVNEKWLDQQLKSRGYTDLASIFFVVTRTGAYTLKKNRDNG, from the coding sequence TTGTGTAACCAATATGAAATGAAAAAGAATAGTTATAATCTGGATGACCTATATACTCAACTCAGAAACAAGGACATTACTGATATTTCAAAAGTTCAATTTGCAATGCTTGAACCTTCAGGGGACTTAACTGTTTTCGATGATCAATCCACTTTTAGTTTACCCCTAATACTTGATGGTGTTATTCAGAAAGAACAGGTTCAAATTATGGGTGTTAATGAAAAATGGTTAGATCAACAGTTAAAATCGAGGGGTTATACAGACCTAGCATCTATTTTTTTTGTAGTTACACGGACGGGAGCCTATACATTGAAGAAAAACAGAGATAACGGATGA
- the glmS gene encoding glutamine--fructose-6-phosphate transaminase (isomerizing) — translation MCGIVGYIGLNDTKEILLNGLEKLEYRGYDSAGIAMLNEDGINLTKVKGRIATLRESVDNTVHATMGIGHTRWATHGVPNEENAHPHRSASGRFTLVHNGVIENYQELKREYLSDAMFVSQTDTEIIVQLIEKLFETYQDSAEAFRQAMSLLKGSYAIAMIDTADPDNIYVSKNKSPLLVGLGDGFNVVASDAMATLKVTDQYLEIHDQEIVVVNRNFVEVQKLNGTVVDREPYTAQIDVSDMEKGTYPHFMLKEIDEQPFVMRKIINEYQNENNELKLDADIRSAMQKTDRVYIIAAGTSYHAGLVGKSFIEKIANIPVEVHVASEFSYNMPLLSDNPLFVFISQSGETADSRGVLVKIKEMGHPALTMTNVPGSTLSREADYTLNLYAGPEIAVASTKAYTAQIAVLAILAVDTAQAKGLELEFDPMQELAIAANAMEILTDQKDEIEGLARDYLPTTRNAFFIGRSADYNVCVEGALKLKEISYIQAEGFAGGELKHGTIALIEDGTPVIALATQANVNYSIRGNVQEVVARGANAMVISMKGLEQDEDAFVLPHVHELLTPLVSVVPMQLLAYYAALHRGCDVDKPRNLAKSVTVE, via the coding sequence ATGTGCGGAATTGTAGGCTATATCGGCCTAAATGATACAAAAGAAATTTTACTAAATGGACTGGAAAAATTAGAGTATCGCGGCTATGACTCAGCCGGAATAGCAATGTTAAACGAAGACGGCATAAATCTTACGAAGGTAAAAGGCCGTATTGCAACGCTTAGAGAAAGCGTAGATAATACGGTTCATGCAACAATGGGAATCGGCCATACCCGCTGGGCAACGCATGGTGTGCCAAACGAAGAGAATGCACACCCACACAGGAGCGCGTCTGGAAGATTTACACTTGTTCATAATGGCGTTATTGAAAATTATCAGGAATTGAAAAGAGAATACCTAAGTGATGCAATGTTCGTTAGTCAAACTGATACAGAAATAATTGTTCAGTTAATCGAAAAGCTTTTTGAAACCTATCAGGATTCAGCTGAGGCATTTCGTCAGGCCATGAGCCTTTTAAAAGGTTCATACGCAATTGCAATGATCGATACGGCAGATCCAGACAATATATATGTGTCAAAAAACAAAAGTCCATTATTAGTAGGTTTAGGTGATGGATTTAATGTTGTCGCGAGTGATGCAATGGCTACATTAAAAGTGACAGATCAATACTTGGAAATTCACGATCAGGAAATCGTAGTTGTGAACCGCAACTTTGTTGAAGTCCAGAAGTTGAATGGTACGGTGGTAGATCGTGAACCATACACTGCACAAATTGATGTAAGTGATATGGAAAAAGGAACCTATCCGCATTTTATGTTGAAGGAAATTGACGAGCAGCCATTTGTAATGCGTAAAATTATCAATGAATATCAAAACGAAAACAATGAACTGAAACTTGATGCTGATATTCGCAGCGCTATGCAGAAAACAGACCGCGTCTATATCATTGCTGCAGGCACAAGTTATCACGCCGGATTGGTCGGCAAATCGTTCATTGAAAAAATAGCAAACATTCCAGTTGAAGTCCATGTAGCAAGCGAATTTTCATATAACATGCCACTCCTATCAGATAATCCGTTATTTGTGTTTATTTCACAAAGCGGCGAAACGGCTGATAGTCGCGGCGTATTAGTAAAAATTAAAGAAATGGGACATCCGGCATTAACGATGACAAATGTGCCAGGATCCACCCTTTCTCGTGAAGCAGATTACACCTTAAATCTTTATGCAGGACCAGAAATCGCCGTTGCTTCAACAAAAGCATACACGGCACAAATTGCGGTACTCGCAATTTTAGCAGTAGATACGGCACAGGCAAAAGGTCTTGAGTTAGAATTCGATCCCATGCAGGAGCTTGCGATTGCTGCAAATGCAATGGAAATTTTAACAGACCAGAAAGATGAGATTGAAGGCCTAGCAAGAGACTATTTACCAACAACACGCAATGCATTCTTCATCGGCCGCAGTGCAGACTACAATGTCTGTGTAGAAGGAGCATTGAAGCTGAAAGAAATCTCTTATATCCAGGCAGAAGGTTTTGCTGGAGGGGAGTTGAAGCACGGAACCATTGCGCTAATTGAAGACGGGACACCGGTTATTGCACTGGCCACACAAGCGAATGTGAACTATTCCATCCGAGGAAATGTGCAGGAAGTTGTTGCGCGAGGTGCCAATGCAATGGTTATTAGCATGAAGGGTCTGGAGCAGGATGAGGATGCATTTGTTTTACCACATGTGCATGAACTGTTGACCCCACTTGTTAGCGTTGTGCCAATGCAGTTGCTGGCATATTATGCGGCATTGCATCGTGGGTGTGATGTTGATAAGCCGAGGAATTTGGCTAAATCAGTTACTGTTGAGTAA
- a CDS encoding sodium:solute symporter family protein — protein sequence MFSGDERIILSVIVFVYFIFLFVLALYMNRKTKTYEDYNVAGRSVSIIPIILTFIGTGVGGSTLLGYMENGYILGMGEQWIHITMFLCVIIFASFLLKRIRSLGENHNMVTVGDYTSLRYGKQARIPTVISILFSYCAMTGMQFVAIATILNLTIGLNVTLGIFIGWALLTLKTYFGGLKAVIWQDVIHGTILTMGVIALFITVLIVAGGWESISAYASTNNQEDMLSIMNIEPSEIFIYLLTLAVFQFIRQDLWQRVWAAKNVKTARNGYWISMIIAVLIGAIAVAIGVFSRYGLRLENIDPVLIYYGVVEDVFPFSLVVVMIIVLLAAVISSADSFLLAGSSSIVNDIIRPNFKHLNNKKMLICSRISVLIVSIVALVLALSVPGLVNLMVTGTAMSVSGLLAPVMFGLFWKRVTKAAGVASMWGGLVTAVIWQVLGHPFGLHPIFIGLPLSIAILLIVTFLTRHHNQNAGLTMK from the coding sequence ATGTTTAGTGGAGATGAACGAATTATATTATCAGTCATTGTTTTTGTTTACTTTATTTTTCTGTTTGTATTGGCTTTATATATGAATCGGAAAACGAAAACGTATGAAGATTATAATGTTGCTGGCAGGTCCGTTTCGATTATTCCGATAATTTTAACATTTATTGGAACTGGTGTTGGCGGATCAACATTATTAGGTTACATGGAGAATGGTTACATATTAGGAATGGGGGAGCAGTGGATACATATCACGATGTTCCTTTGCGTCATTATTTTTGCATCATTTTTGCTCAAGCGGATCAGAAGCCTGGGGGAAAATCATAACATGGTCACGGTGGGTGACTATACTTCCTTACGTTATGGTAAACAAGCTCGTATTCCGACTGTTATTAGTATATTGTTTTCCTATTGTGCCATGACCGGTATGCAGTTTGTTGCTATTGCCACGATACTGAATTTGACAATCGGGTTAAATGTGACTTTGGGAATTTTTATCGGCTGGGCATTGTTAACATTAAAAACTTATTTTGGCGGACTGAAAGCTGTTATTTGGCAAGATGTTATTCACGGAACAATTCTAACAATGGGAGTCATCGCCTTGTTTATTACAGTGCTGATAGTAGCCGGGGGCTGGGAATCAATTTCTGCATATGCTAGCACTAATAATCAAGAAGATATGCTCAGCATTATGAATATCGAACCAAGTGAAATATTCATATATCTCTTGACGTTAGCCGTTTTTCAATTTATTAGACAAGATCTTTGGCAGCGTGTTTGGGCAGCAAAAAATGTTAAGACAGCAAGGAATGGATATTGGATTTCTATGATCATTGCTGTTTTAATAGGCGCTATTGCTGTTGCAATCGGTGTATTCAGCAGGTACGGTTTACGATTGGAAAATATTGATCCAGTACTCATTTATTATGGTGTTGTTGAGGATGTATTTCCCTTCTCTTTAGTGGTTGTGATGATTATTGTGTTATTGGCGGCCGTTATATCAAGTGCGGACTCCTTCCTTTTAGCAGGATCCTCCTCTATCGTAAACGATATAATCAGACCAAATTTTAAACATTTAAATAATAAAAAGATGTTGATTTGCAGTAGGATTTCTGTTTTGATCGTATCCATTGTTGCGCTTGTGTTAGCCTTGTCAGTCCCAGGATTGGTTAACCTGATGGTAACTGGGACGGCGATGTCGGTCTCAGGTCTATTAGCACCGGTAATGTTTGGTTTATTTTGGAAAAGAGTGACCAAAGCCGCTGGTGTTGCTTCCATGTGGGGAGGTCTGGTCACAGCCGTCATTTGGCAGGTCTTAGGCCATCCTTTTGGTTTACATCCTATTTTTATCGGGTTACCTTTATCCATAGCAATACTGCTGATTGTAACGTTTTTAACAAGACATCATAATCAAAACGCAGGGTTAACTATGAAATAA
- a CDS encoding protein-ADP-ribose hydrolase has product MDQEARLDYLIDYLLNENIDAMGKVMQYKRDNAQEKLALFRGLCNVRPPEPVTEQFIAVQDAFLTQWNTERPLTSLNDLEDAQPQIYLWQGDITSLAVDVIVNAANSDFLGCTQANHDCIDNFIHTRAGVALRLECDAVIKAQGRREPMGKAKITKAYNLPADNVIHTVGPYIDERGVTPLKEKLLASSYRSCLALADKHQQGTVAFCCISTGEFNFPNERAAEIAIQTVEAYLRDTGSTLNVIFNVFKDEDLQIYQSLLGIKE; this is encoded by the coding sequence ATGGATCAAGAAGCGAGATTAGATTATCTGATTGACTATTTATTGAACGAGAACATAGATGCGATGGGCAAAGTGATGCAGTACAAAAGGGATAATGCACAGGAAAAATTAGCATTATTTCGGGGGCTGTGTAATGTCCGCCCCCCTGAACCAGTAACAGAACAATTTATAGCGGTTCAAGATGCTTTCTTAACCCAGTGGAATACCGAACGGCCATTAACCTCATTGAATGATTTGGAAGACGCACAACCGCAAATTTATTTATGGCAAGGCGATATTACCAGTCTAGCAGTAGACGTGATTGTCAATGCAGCCAATAGTGATTTTCTGGGTTGTACGCAAGCGAATCATGACTGTATTGACAATTTTATACATACACGTGCTGGTGTAGCATTAAGGTTAGAATGTGATGCAGTGATCAAGGCACAAGGCAGAAGAGAGCCAATGGGAAAAGCAAAAATAACCAAGGCTTACAATTTACCAGCGGACAATGTCATTCATACCGTCGGTCCTTATATCGACGAGCGTGGTGTCACCCCACTAAAGGAAAAATTATTAGCTTCGTCCTATCGTTCTTGTTTAGCTTTGGCTGATAAGCATCAACAAGGGACGGTAGCTTTTTGCTGTATTTCAACAGGTGAATTTAATTTCCCTAACGAGCGTGCGGCTGAGATTGCGATTCAGACTGTGGAAGCATATTTACGTGATACCGGGTCAACGCTTAACGTTATCTTTAATGTGTTTAAAGATGAGGACCTACAAATTTATCAGTCATTATTAGGGATAAAAGAATAG
- a CDS encoding glycine cleavage system protein H, which produces MKKRGEYLFIEKNGDDYTLSMTPELQDDIGTVGFVEYIVADTVTLEAGDTILNLEASKTVLELASPLAGKIVKRNEALISEPALLNSAKAEDNWMITLTDVDEEAFNQLEGVTRYFSEQE; this is translated from the coding sequence ATGAAAAAACGTGGTGAATATTTATTTATTGAGAAAAACGGTGATGATTATACGTTAAGTATGACGCCAGAGTTACAAGATGATATTGGTACAGTTGGCTTTGTTGAATACATAGTTGCTGATACTGTTACGCTTGAAGCAGGTGATACTATTTTAAATTTAGAAGCTTCGAAAACGGTTCTTGAATTGGCTTCCCCGTTGGCTGGTAAAATTGTTAAGCGAAATGAAGCATTAATAAGCGAACCAGCACTGTTGAATTCAGCGAAAGCAGAAGATAATTGGATGATTACATTAACGGATGTTGATGAAGAGGCGTTTAATCAATTAGAAGGTGTTACAAGATATTTTTCAGAACAGGAGTAG